In a genomic window of Flavobacteriales bacterium:
- a CDS encoding rhomboid family intramembrane serine protease, translating into MLDETGAPITLLLLGASVVLSVLAFGNQKLFSDLLFEPFVIKARGQWHRFITHAFIHANWPHLLVNMFVLFGFGQHVEQALWFYAPAAPALAFATLYLGGVLFSSLPAYRRHIHDPNYRAVGASGAVSAVLFAYILMTPTNTIRFLFIPAPIPAWVFGGLYLAYSWYMDKRGQDNVAHDAHFYGAVFGLVFMIVLDPGTVAAFITQILGE; encoded by the coding sequence ATGCTCGACGAGACCGGCGCCCCCATCACCTTGCTTCTGCTTGGTGCCAGCGTGGTGCTATCGGTCCTCGCGTTCGGGAACCAGAAGCTCTTCAGCGACCTGCTCTTCGAGCCCTTCGTGATCAAGGCTCGCGGGCAATGGCACCGCTTCATCACGCACGCCTTCATCCATGCGAATTGGCCGCACCTGCTGGTGAACATGTTCGTGCTCTTTGGCTTCGGGCAGCATGTGGAGCAAGCGCTCTGGTTCTACGCCCCGGCGGCGCCGGCGCTCGCTTTCGCCACGCTCTACCTCGGTGGCGTCCTTTTCTCTTCGCTTCCCGCATACCGGCGCCACATCCATGATCCGAACTACCGCGCTGTGGGGGCCAGCGGGGCTGTCTCGGCGGTGCTGTTCGCGTACATCCTGATGACCCCCACCAACACCATCCGCTTCCTGTTCATTCCGGCGCCCATACCGGCCTGGGTCTTCGGTGGTCTCTACCTGGCGTACAGTTGGTACATGGACAAGCGTGGCCAGGACAACGTGGCGCATGATGCCCACTTCTATGGCGCCGTGTTCGGGCTGGTGTTCATGATCGTTCTCGACCCGGGCACCGTGGCCGCCTTCATCACGCAGATCCTCGGCGAATGA
- a CDS encoding nuclear transport factor 2 family protein — protein MRQLVILLLLVASCQAPFGQADESAIRQLMAEQEAAWDRGDIPGFMAAYADSICFHSPKGNTCGKQQVTENYMRSYPTPEHMGDLRFGIHELLPAGADHAWLSGSWALHRKADTLEGAFALLWERQPEGWRILRDHTY, from the coding sequence ATGCGTCAATTGGTCATCCTGCTGCTCTTGGTCGCATCGTGCCAAGCTCCCTTCGGGCAGGCCGATGAATCGGCGATCCGCCAGCTCATGGCCGAACAGGAAGCTGCTTGGGACCGGGGCGATATTCCAGGCTTCATGGCAGCCTATGCCGACAGCATCTGCTTCCACAGCCCGAAGGGCAATACATGCGGCAAGCAGCAGGTCACGGAGAACTACATGCGTTCGTACCCCACACCCGAGCATATGGGCGATCTCCGGTTCGGCATACACGAGCTGCTGCCCGCAGGCGCGGACCATGCCTGGCTCTCGGGATCCTGGGCCCTGCACCGGAAGGCCGATACCTTGGAAGGGGCCTTTGCACTGCTTTGGGAGCGGCAGCCTGAGGGGTGGAGGATCTTGCGGGACCATACCTATTGA
- a CDS encoding LptF/LptG family permease codes for MKKLHRMIIRAFIGPLAITFLVVVFILVMQFLWKYVDELMGKGLPISVVLELLLYAGSSFVPLALPLAILLASLMTMGGLGENSELVPMRSAGLGLGRILMPLIAFTLVLAGFSLFFSNNVLPRANLKFHSLLYDMREKKPALSITPGIFYNGIDGFSIRVMDKDVETGRLTDVLIYDHRGARRGNSTVIRAERGIMERSADGNFLVLTLEDGHFYDEGGAPPDRRARWPMMRGTFTKDVITMDLSGLGMQRTDEDLYRDHYKMLTMGQLTNGIDSLNGTLALRRAEQADHLRNSLFALRTVKAPIRDAQDPKPSMRSWLDSLPPAARSEAFDLAMNMARANASFAERCAREVEGRQDQLARFSAEWHRKPMLAMACLVFFLIGAPLGAIIRRGGMGLPVVLAILFFLVFHIVSFATEKLVIAGEMRGWPGMWMGLLVLLPVGLFITWKASVDSPLLDRDAYHRGWERLRSRLRRSKNDAHPAALQ; via the coding sequence ATGAAGAAGCTGCATCGCATGATCATCCGGGCCTTCATCGGCCCGCTGGCCATCACGTTCCTGGTGGTGGTCTTCATCCTGGTGATGCAGTTCCTGTGGAAGTACGTGGACGAGCTGATGGGCAAGGGACTCCCGATCAGCGTGGTGCTGGAACTGCTGCTCTATGCAGGCTCGAGTTTCGTGCCATTGGCCCTGCCGCTGGCCATCCTGCTCGCTTCGCTGATGACCATGGGCGGATTGGGGGAGAACAGCGAATTGGTGCCGATGCGCTCTGCTGGCCTCGGGCTCGGCCGCATCCTGATGCCGCTGATCGCCTTCACGCTGGTGCTGGCCGGCTTCTCCTTGTTCTTCAGCAACAACGTGCTGCCCCGGGCCAACCTCAAGTTCCACAGCCTGCTCTATGACATGCGCGAGAAGAAGCCTGCGCTGAGCATCACCCCCGGCATCTTCTACAACGGCATCGACGGCTTCTCGATCCGCGTGATGGACAAGGATGTGGAGACCGGCCGGCTCACTGATGTCCTCATCTATGACCATCGCGGAGCCCGGCGGGGCAACAGCACGGTGATACGAGCCGAACGCGGGATCATGGAACGCAGCGCCGATGGGAATTTCCTGGTGCTCACCCTCGAGGACGGGCACTTCTACGATGAGGGAGGCGCTCCTCCCGACCGCCGTGCGCGCTGGCCCATGATGCGCGGCACCTTCACCAAGGACGTGATCACGATGGACCTCAGCGGCTTGGGCATGCAGCGCACCGACGAGGACTTGTACCGTGACCACTACAAGATGCTCACCATGGGGCAGCTCACCAACGGGATCGACAGCCTCAACGGGACCTTGGCGCTCCGCCGAGCAGAGCAAGCGGATCATTTGCGCAACAGCCTCTTCGCGCTGCGCACCGTGAAAGCACCGATCCGCGACGCACAGGATCCGAAGCCCTCCATGCGGTCCTGGCTCGATTCGCTGCCGCCTGCCGCCCGGAGCGAAGCCTTTGACCTGGCCATGAACATGGCGCGCGCCAATGCCAGCTTCGCCGAGCGGTGCGCGCGCGAAGTGGAGGGCCGGCAGGACCAGCTCGCGCGTTTCTCCGCTGAATGGCACCGGAAGCCCATGCTGGCCATGGCCTGCCTGGTCTTCTTCCTGATCGGCGCTCCACTCGGAGCCATCATCCGCCGCGGCGGCATGGGCCTCCCGGTGGTGCTCGCCATCCTGTTCTTCCTGGTGTTCCACATCGTGAGCTTCGCCACGGAGAAACTCGTGATCGCCGGTGAGATGAGAGGCTGGCCGGGCATGTGGATGGGCCTGCTCGTGCTCCTGCCCGTTGGCCTCTTCATCACCTGGAAGGCATCGGTGGACAGCCCCCTGCTTGACCGCGATGCGTATCATCGCGGCTGGGAGCGCCTCCGCTCCCGTTTGCGCCGAAGCAAGAACGATGCGCATCCTGCAGCTCTGCAATAA